A DNA window from Comamonas sp. 26 contains the following coding sequences:
- a CDS encoding efflux RND transporter permease subunit, translating into MNLSRFFIDRPIFAGVLSVLIFLSGLIALRALPISEYPEVAPPSVVVRATYPGANPKVIAETVATPLEESINGVEGMLYMGSQATTDGVMTLTVTFALGTDPDKAQQLVQNRVSQAEPRLPEEVRRLGITTVKSAPDLTMVVHMVSPNGRYDIDYLRNYAVLNVKDRLARIPGVGQVQIFGGGDYSMRAWLDPQKVAQRGLSAADVVAAIRGQNVQAAAGVVGQSPGLKGVDMQLSINAQGRLQTEEEFGDIIVKTGADGAVTRLRDVARLELGAADYSLRSLLNNDPAVGMGVFQAPGSNALDISANVRSTMAELQKNMPEGVEFRIAYDPTQFVRASIKSVIQTLLEAVALVVVVVILFLQTWRASIIPLLAVPVSVVGTFAVLHLLGFSINALSLFGLVLAIGIVVDDAIVVVENVERNIEAGLTPREATYRAMQEVSGPIIAIALVLVAVFVPLAFISGLTGQFYRQFAVTIAISTVISAINSLTLSPALSALLLKGHHEPKDALTRGMDKVLGGFFRRFNSLFHRGSEAYSGGVKRVIGRKALMLVIYGALVAATWGLFKIVPGGFVPAQDKQYLVGFAQLPDGATLDRTEDVVRRMGEIVKQNPNVEDAIAFPGLSINGFTNSSNSGIVFVTLKPFAERTRADQSGGAVAGQLNQAFGSIQEAFIAMFPPPPVAGLGTTGGFKLQIEDRASLGYDAMDAAVKAFMAKAYQTPELAGLFTSWQVNVPQLYAAIDRTKARQLGVPVTDIFETLQIYLGSLYANDFNQFGRTYSVRVQADAAYRARAEDVGLLKVRSTSGEMVPLSALMKIEPSFGPERAMRYNGFLAADVNGGPAPGFSSGQAQAAIERIAAETLPQGIGFEWTELTYQEILAGNSAVLVFPIALLLVFLVLAAQYESLTLPIAIILIVPMGLLAAMTGVWLSGGDNNVFTQIGLIVLVGLSAKNAILIVEFARELEFAGRSPLQAAIEASRLRLRPILMTSLAFVMGVLPLVLSKGAGAEMRSAMGVAVFAGMIGVTAFGLFLTPVFYVTLRRMAGNRPLQQHGQHAEPLGNHKLHAPSGATAHPVLAAPRGDNE; encoded by the coding sequence ATGAATCTCTCCCGCTTTTTCATCGACCGTCCCATCTTTGCAGGGGTGCTGTCGGTGCTTATCTTCCTGAGCGGTCTGATCGCCTTGCGCGCGCTACCCATCTCGGAATATCCCGAAGTCGCACCGCCCTCCGTGGTCGTGCGCGCCACCTATCCCGGTGCCAACCCCAAGGTGATCGCCGAAACCGTGGCCACACCGCTTGAGGAATCCATCAACGGCGTGGAAGGCATGCTCTATATGGGCAGCCAGGCCACGACTGACGGTGTGATGACGCTGACCGTCACCTTCGCGCTGGGCACAGACCCCGACAAGGCGCAACAACTAGTGCAAAACCGCGTCTCGCAGGCCGAGCCGCGCCTGCCCGAGGAAGTGCGCCGCCTGGGTATCACGACCGTTAAAAGTGCACCCGACCTGACCATGGTCGTCCACATGGTCTCGCCCAATGGCCGCTACGACATTGACTACCTGCGTAACTACGCTGTGCTCAACGTCAAGGACCGCCTCGCACGTATCCCTGGCGTGGGCCAAGTGCAGATCTTCGGCGGTGGCGACTATTCGATGCGAGCCTGGCTCGACCCTCAGAAGGTCGCGCAGCGCGGCCTCTCGGCGGCCGATGTAGTGGCAGCCATCCGCGGTCAGAACGTGCAAGCCGCCGCCGGCGTGGTGGGTCAGTCGCCCGGCCTCAAGGGCGTGGACATGCAGTTGTCCATCAACGCCCAGGGCCGCTTGCAGACTGAAGAAGAGTTCGGCGACATCATCGTCAAGACCGGTGCCGATGGCGCGGTGACGCGCCTGCGCGACGTGGCTCGCCTGGAGCTGGGCGCAGCCGACTATTCGCTGCGTTCCCTGCTCAACAACGACCCGGCCGTGGGCATGGGCGTGTTCCAGGCCCCGGGCTCCAACGCGCTCGATATCTCGGCCAATGTGCGCTCCACCATGGCCGAGCTGCAGAAGAACATGCCCGAGGGTGTGGAGTTCCGCATCGCCTACGACCCCACGCAGTTTGTTCGGGCGTCGATCAAGTCGGTGATCCAGACCCTGCTGGAGGCCGTGGCCCTGGTGGTGGTCGTGGTGATTCTGTTCCTGCAGACCTGGCGCGCCTCCATCATCCCGCTGCTGGCCGTGCCAGTGTCGGTGGTGGGCACGTTTGCCGTGCTGCATCTACTGGGCTTCTCGATCAACGCACTAAGCCTGTTCGGTCTGGTGCTGGCCATCGGTATTGTTGTGGACGACGCCATCGTCGTGGTGGAAAACGTGGAGCGCAACATCGAGGCGGGCCTGACCCCGCGTGAAGCCACCTACCGCGCCATGCAGGAAGTGAGTGGACCCATCATCGCCATCGCCCTGGTGCTGGTGGCTGTATTCGTGCCTCTGGCCTTCATCAGCGGGCTCACAGGCCAGTTTTACCGACAATTCGCGGTGACCATCGCCATCTCGACGGTGATCTCGGCCATCAACTCGCTGACCCTGTCTCCTGCCCTGAGTGCGCTGCTGCTCAAGGGTCACCATGAGCCCAAGGATGCACTCACGCGCGGCATGGACAAGGTGCTGGGCGGCTTCTTTCGCCGCTTCAACAGCCTGTTCCATCGCGGCTCCGAGGCTTACAGCGGTGGCGTCAAGCGCGTCATCGGCCGCAAGGCGCTGATGCTGGTGATCTACGGCGCGCTGGTGGCTGCGACCTGGGGCCTGTTCAAGATCGTGCCCGGTGGCTTCGTGCCCGCGCAGGACAAGCAGTATCTGGTCGGTTTTGCCCAATTGCCTGACGGTGCCACGCTGGATCGTACCGAAGACGTTGTCCGCCGCATGGGCGAGATCGTCAAGCAGAACCCCAATGTGGAAGACGCCATCGCCTTCCCCGGCCTGTCCATCAACGGCTTCACCAACAGCTCCAACTCGGGCATCGTGTTCGTCACGCTCAAGCCCTTTGCTGAGCGCACGCGCGCCGATCAGAGTGGTGGCGCGGTCGCGGGCCAGTTGAACCAGGCCTTTGGCAGCATTCAGGAAGCTTTCATTGCAATGTTCCCGCCGCCCCCCGTGGCCGGTCTGGGCACCACAGGCGGGTTCAAGCTGCAAATCGAGGACCGTGCCTCGCTGGGCTATGACGCCATGGACGCGGCCGTGAAGGCCTTCATGGCCAAGGCCTACCAGACGCCAGAGCTGGCCGGCCTGTTCACCAGCTGGCAGGTCAACGTGCCCCAGCTCTATGCCGCCATCGACCGCACCAAGGCGCGCCAGCTCGGTGTGCCCGTGACCGACATCTTCGAGACCCTGCAGATCTACCTAGGCAGCCTGTACGCCAACGACTTCAACCAGTTCGGTCGCACTTACAGCGTACGTGTGCAGGCCGACGCCGCCTACCGTGCGCGTGCCGAAGACGTGGGCCTGCTCAAGGTGCGTTCCACCTCCGGTGAGATGGTGCCGCTGTCGGCGCTGATGAAGATTGAGCCCAGCTTCGGCCCCGAGCGGGCCATGCGCTACAACGGCTTTCTGGCCGCCGATGTGAACGGCGGACCCGCGCCCGGCTTCTCCTCGGGCCAGGCCCAGGCCGCCATTGAGCGCATCGCCGCCGAGACCTTGCCGCAAGGCATCGGCTTCGAGTGGACTGAGCTGACCTACCAGGAAATACTGGCCGGCAATTCCGCCGTACTGGTGTTCCCCATCGCCCTCTTGCTGGTGTTCCTAGTGCTGGCCGCGCAGTATGAAAGCCTGACGCTGCCCATCGCCATCATCCTCATCGTCCCCATGGGTCTGCTGGCCGCCATGACGGGCGTATGGCTCAGCGGCGGCGACAACAACGTGTTCACGCAGATCGGACTCATCGTGCTGGTGGGGCTGTCGGCCAAAAACGCCATTCTGATCGTGGAGTTTGCCCGCGAATTGGAGTTTGCTGGCCGCAGCCCTCTGCAGGCCGCCATCGAAGCCAGCCGTTTGCGCCTGCGCCCTATTTTGATGACCTCGCTGGCGTTTGTCATGGGCGTGCTGCCGCTGGTGCTCTCCAAGGGCGCAGGCGCCGAGATGCGCAGCGCCATGGGCGTGGCGGTGTTCGCCGGCATGATTGGTGTGACGGCCTTTGGCCTGTTCCTCACCCCCGTGTTCTACGTGACCCTGCGCCGCATGGCAGGCAACCGGCCGCTGCAGCAGCACGGCCAGCACGCAGAGCCCCTAGGCAATCACAAACTCCACGCTCCCTCCGGCGCTACAGCCCACCCCGTGCTGGCCGCACCGCGCGGTGACAACGAATGA
- a CDS encoding efflux transporter outer membrane subunit has protein sequence MTTAFFAPATRWLPLVAALLLAGCMSHPLAPVAADAALPVPVHFTNSPEAKAWTTAPPAEVQPRGAWWLGFSDPVLTSLVERAADGNTGIQEAAARLAEARSLLRAADAQRAPQLGVSTGVARQAGLTTTGGAVPATVVSAGLNLSYELDLFGRLSQASDAARLDAQARTALLQSTRLLVQAEVAQTYLLLRAVQTEHSLVTESVTAYRNTLYLTQRRFQAGDVAELDVARVQTEVAATEAEALALALQQTQLQHALAVLVGEVASGFTVPTATTESALPVVPPGVPATVLARRPDVAAAQASVMAAQARVGVAEAAWFPAITLTGNGGHASPELSDLFKWSARSWGIGALLSLPLFDGGQRAAQEEGARARLIGAMAAHRGQVLTAFREVEDQLSALSLLDGQAEAQGRAVQSARRATQLSDSRYRNGLVSQLELLDARRSELRSRRQALQVRTAQYTATVGLIRALGGGWEAQPQAAATTSAQTQAVAQR, from the coding sequence ATGACTACAGCCTTTTTTGCCCCAGCCACGCGCTGGCTGCCGCTGGTCGCAGCCCTGCTGCTAGCTGGCTGCATGAGCCACCCGCTGGCACCCGTCGCTGCCGACGCGGCCCTGCCCGTGCCTGTGCATTTCACGAACAGCCCCGAGGCCAAGGCCTGGACCACGGCACCGCCGGCCGAAGTCCAGCCGCGTGGTGCCTGGTGGCTGGGGTTTTCCGATCCCGTGCTCACCAGCCTGGTGGAACGTGCGGCTGACGGCAATACCGGCATTCAGGAAGCTGCGGCCCGCTTGGCCGAAGCGCGCTCCCTGCTGCGTGCGGCCGATGCCCAGCGTGCACCTCAACTGGGCGTATCCACGGGTGTGGCGCGCCAGGCCGGGCTCACGACCACAGGCGGCGCCGTGCCGGCCACCGTGGTCTCGGCGGGACTCAACCTGTCTTACGAACTGGATCTATTTGGCCGCTTGTCCCAGGCCAGCGACGCCGCACGCCTGGACGCCCAGGCGCGTACCGCCCTGCTGCAGAGCACGCGCCTACTGGTGCAGGCCGAAGTAGCCCAGACCTATTTGCTGCTGCGCGCGGTGCAAACCGAACACAGCCTGGTCACCGAGAGTGTGACCGCCTACCGCAATACTTTGTACCTGACACAGCGGCGTTTTCAGGCTGGCGACGTAGCCGAGCTGGACGTGGCACGGGTTCAGACCGAGGTAGCTGCCACCGAGGCCGAGGCCCTGGCCTTGGCCTTGCAGCAGACTCAGCTCCAGCATGCATTGGCTGTGCTGGTGGGCGAGGTTGCCAGTGGATTTACCGTTCCCACAGCGACGACCGAATCTGCTTTGCCCGTGGTACCGCCGGGTGTGCCGGCCACGGTACTCGCACGCCGGCCCGACGTGGCTGCAGCCCAGGCTTCCGTTATGGCGGCTCAGGCGCGCGTTGGTGTCGCCGAAGCTGCATGGTTCCCGGCCATCACGCTGACGGGCAACGGAGGCCATGCCTCGCCCGAGCTGAGCGACCTGTTCAAGTGGTCGGCTCGCTCGTGGGGCATTGGCGCACTGCTGTCATTGCCCCTGTTTGACGGTGGCCAGCGTGCAGCTCAGGAGGAAGGGGCGCGAGCGCGGCTGATAGGAGCCATGGCCGCACACCGCGGGCAAGTGCTCACGGCTTTCCGCGAGGTTGAGGACCAGCTCAGCGCCCTGAGTCTGTTAGACGGTCAGGCCGAGGCCCAGGGCCGTGCCGTTCAATCGGCTCGGCGTGCCACCCAGCTTTCGGACTCTCGCTACCGCAACGGTCTGGTGAGCCAGCTTGAACTGCTGGATGCCCGCCGCAGTGAGCTGCGTAGCCGCCGCCAGGCCTTGCAGGTTCGCACGGCCCAGTACACGGCCACGGTGGGCCTGATCCGGGCCCTGGGCGGTGGCTGGGAGGCACAGCCCCAAGCTGCAGCAACCACTTCAGCGCAGACGCAGGCGGTCGCCCAACGCTGA
- a CDS encoding Fur family transcriptional regulator has translation MQRSTKQRAAIEQAMTKADRPLAPQEVLELAQATLPGLGIATVYRALKAMAEEGVLHEVHLPERSPMYEVAHHGHHHHFQCTVCQRVFDVHGCPGDLAGLAPSGFLVDSHEITLYGRCRECAA, from the coding sequence ATGCAACGATCCACGAAGCAGCGCGCGGCGATTGAGCAGGCTATGACAAAGGCCGATAGACCACTGGCACCTCAGGAAGTACTGGAGTTGGCACAGGCGACGTTACCTGGGCTGGGAATTGCCACCGTGTACCGGGCGCTCAAAGCCATGGCTGAGGAGGGTGTTCTACATGAGGTCCATTTACCTGAGCGTAGCCCTATGTATGAGGTGGCTCACCACGGCCATCACCACCACTTCCAATGCACCGTGTGCCAGCGGGTGTTCGATGTGCATGGCTGTCCCGGTGATTTGGCGGGCTTGGCTCCTTCTGGTTTTCTGGTCGACAGCCATGAAATTACGCTTTATGGCCGCTGCCGTGAGTGCGCAGCCTGA
- a CDS encoding OprD family outer membrane porin, which yields MTPITNLTLSSYYGQYADNWNTAYLGSFYKLPLSNKRSLSFNLNLYRSTDTGKAKSGEIDTTTWSLMSSYAVGAHKFGLGYQKVNGNNPFDYVNRGSIWLENAMQLSDFNGPRAASWQLKYDVDLTTIAAPGLSASVAYTRGSGIDNSHLNAVYASYLGYSGANGKHWERDLLVRYTVQQGAAKNLSLQLRYGVHRTNKAQGEANMNQLRLQAELPFSVL from the coding sequence GTGACGCCCATCACCAATCTGACACTGAGCAGCTATTACGGTCAATACGCGGATAACTGGAACACTGCTTATCTGGGAAGTTTTTACAAGCTTCCTCTGTCAAATAAACGTTCGCTGTCGTTCAATCTGAACCTCTATCGCAGCACTGATACAGGCAAAGCAAAGTCTGGCGAAATCGACACCACGACCTGGAGCTTGATGAGTAGCTATGCCGTAGGCGCTCACAAATTCGGCCTGGGCTACCAGAAGGTCAACGGGAACAACCCCTTTGACTATGTGAATCGAGGCTCCATCTGGCTGGAAAACGCGATGCAGCTATCCGACTTCAATGGTCCGCGTGCGGCTTCCTGGCAGCTCAAATACGACGTAGACCTGACTACTATTGCAGCCCCGGGGCTGAGTGCGAGCGTGGCCTACACCCGAGGTTCCGGTATCGATAACAGCCATCTCAACGCCGTGTATGCCAGCTATCTCGGCTATTCAGGAGCCAATGGCAAGCACTGGGAACGGGACCTTCTGGTTCGATACACCGTTCAGCAGGGAGCGGCGAAGAACCTGTCGTTGCAACTACGCTATGGCGTGCATCGTACAAATAAAGCGCAAGGGGAAGCCAATATGAATCAGCTTCGCCTGCAAGCGGAACTCCCGTTTAGCGTCCTGTGA
- a CDS encoding acyl-CoA dehydrogenase family protein produces MSFLRLGSTEEDQAIADAVDRFAQETLAPVAQAMDEEAFSATRHVPGLAQLGVMGMNLPESLGGPGVTPTAMLMSLVAISRACAATSSMIGAHYLGTDALLIGGNAEQHQQWLPRCASGEWLAAFALTEPRGGSHPADMRTKAVLDGDEYVLTGVKHFISNAAEATFMIVFAKTDMDAGARGVSAFIVPRNLPGIQISSPEKLMGIRGGHAFEVSLEGVRVPAANRLGAEGSGFKIAMKVLDNSRLDVAATSLGIAEAALKEAAEWANQRLVGGEPLATKQAIQFKLADMKLRLEAAWGLTMQALALRQARQPFSQQSAMAKLYASEMVGFVTDEALQIHGGYGYTREMPLERYVRDARILRIYEGSSEIQRTIIARSVLGH; encoded by the coding sequence ATGAGTTTTTTACGACTGGGTAGCACCGAAGAAGACCAGGCCATTGCCGATGCCGTGGACCGTTTTGCACAGGAAACCCTGGCGCCCGTGGCCCAGGCCATGGACGAGGAGGCCTTTTCTGCCACCCGCCATGTGCCCGGCCTGGCCCAACTGGGTGTGATGGGCATGAACCTGCCCGAATCCCTGGGCGGCCCGGGCGTCACGCCCACGGCCATGTTGATGTCGCTGGTGGCCATTTCCCGCGCCTGTGCGGCCACCTCCTCGATGATCGGCGCCCACTACCTGGGCACCGACGCCTTGCTGATTGGCGGCAATGCCGAGCAGCACCAGCAATGGTTGCCGCGCTGCGCCAGCGGCGAATGGCTGGCTGCGTTTGCCTTGACCGAGCCGCGCGGCGGCTCCCATCCTGCCGACATGCGCACCAAAGCAGTGCTCGATGGCGATGAATACGTGCTCACAGGCGTTAAGCATTTCATCTCCAATGCGGCCGAAGCCACCTTCATGATCGTGTTTGCTAAGACCGATATGGATGCCGGCGCGCGCGGCGTCAGTGCCTTCATCGTGCCCCGCAATCTGCCGGGCATACAGATTTCCTCGCCCGAGAAGCTGATGGGCATACGCGGCGGTCATGCTTTTGAAGTCTCTCTGGAAGGGGTGCGCGTACCGGCCGCCAACCGGCTGGGAGCCGAAGGCAGCGGGTTCAAGATCGCCATGAAGGTGCTGGACAACAGCCGCCTAGATGTGGCGGCCACCTCGCTGGGGATTGCCGAGGCAGCCTTGAAGGAGGCTGCCGAATGGGCAAATCAGCGCCTTGTTGGCGGTGAACCTCTGGCCACCAAGCAGGCCATCCAGTTCAAGCTGGCCGATATGAAGCTGCGGCTGGAAGCCGCCTGGGGCCTGACCATGCAGGCCCTGGCCTTGCGCCAAGCAAGGCAGCCCTTCAGCCAGCAATCGGCCATGGCCAAGCTCTACGCCTCCGAGATGGTGGGTTTTGTGACCGATGAAGCGCTGCAAATCCACGGCGGCTACGGCTACACCCGCGAGATGCCGTTGGAGCGCTATGTGCGCGACGCCCGAATTTTGCGCATCTACGAGGGCTCTTCCGAAATCCAGCGCACCATCATTGCCCGCTCAGTTTTGGGACATTGA
- a CDS encoding CaiB/BaiF CoA-transferase family protein has product MSISAENSVSRPLDGIRILDFTRVLAGPMSTALLADLGAEVVKVEPPQGDDYRAIGPMKNGQSALFTVMNRNKQSLVLDLKNPQAAEIVQQLAQKVDVVVENFRPGVAERLGIGPEKLRSLNPKLVYVSVSGFGQTGPLAHRPAYDIIVQAMSGLMEATGEPDGAPTLVGEAVSDVVAGLFASWATLAALLQAQRTGQGQHVDVAMFDTTLTFLATSVSRYLFTGQPARRVGNRHPLSAPFGVYKARDGHFALAVLNKKLFDATVLAMELPQLVDDPRFATDETRSAHEPELRSTLEGWSCRHGVADVVAALDAAGVPVAPIWNIEQALESPQIHARGLLREVEDERLPGMRLPTQPVHFKGSAPNRTERAPALGEHTELLLSSWLGRSQEAIAALRNAGALGATDVVQAESH; this is encoded by the coding sequence ATGTCCATCTCTGCTGAAAATTCCGTCTCCCGTCCTCTGGATGGCATACGCATTCTGGATTTCACCCGGGTGCTGGCCGGCCCCATGTCCACGGCACTGCTGGCAGATCTGGGTGCCGAGGTGGTGAAGGTGGAGCCGCCCCAGGGCGATGACTACCGCGCCATAGGGCCCATGAAGAACGGCCAGAGTGCGCTGTTCACCGTCATGAACCGCAACAAGCAAAGCCTGGTGCTGGACCTCAAGAATCCGCAGGCCGCCGAAATCGTGCAGCAACTGGCGCAGAAAGTGGATGTGGTGGTGGAGAACTTCCGGCCCGGGGTGGCGGAGCGTCTGGGCATAGGCCCCGAGAAGCTGCGCAGCCTCAATCCCAAGCTGGTGTATGTCAGCGTTTCCGGCTTCGGACAAACCGGCCCGCTGGCCCATAGACCCGCCTACGACATCATTGTTCAGGCCATGAGCGGGCTGATGGAGGCGACCGGCGAACCCGACGGTGCTCCCACCTTGGTGGGGGAGGCCGTCAGCGATGTCGTCGCGGGGCTGTTTGCCTCTTGGGCCACGCTGGCCGCCTTGCTGCAGGCACAACGCACAGGCCAGGGCCAGCATGTGGACGTGGCCATGTTCGATACCACGCTGACTTTTCTGGCGACCTCGGTATCCCGCTATCTGTTCACGGGCCAGCCAGCCAGGCGCGTGGGGAATCGTCACCCGCTGTCGGCGCCATTCGGGGTTTACAAGGCGCGCGACGGGCACTTTGCCTTGGCGGTACTCAATAAAAAATTGTTCGACGCCACGGTGCTGGCCATGGAATTGCCGCAGTTGGTCGATGACCCGCGCTTTGCCACCGATGAGACGCGCTCGGCCCATGAGCCCGAGCTACGCAGCACACTGGAGGGCTGGAGCTGCCGGCACGGCGTGGCCGATGTAGTGGCAGCGCTGGATGCTGCAGGCGTGCCCGTGGCGCCGATCTGGAATATCGAGCAGGCGCTGGAGTCTCCGCAAATACATGCGCGCGGTTTGTTACGTGAAGTGGAAGACGAGCGCCTGCCCGGCATGCGCTTGCCCACCCAGCCCGTTCATTTCAAAGGTAGTGCACCCAACCGCACAGAAAGAGCTCCGGCCCTGGGTGAGCACACGGAGTTGTTGCTCAGCAGTTGGCTGGGCCGCAGCCAGGAGGCCATCGCCGCCTTGCGCAATGCCGGCGCACTGGGGGCGACGGATGTTGTCCAAGCCGAATCTCACTGA
- a CDS encoding LysR family transcriptional regulator: MIHINLRQLEYFVAAARHGSTAKAAQAINVSQPSVSKAVADLETHWGEALFVRRHGKGLDLTAAGLARSREALALLEAAEKLQERRSQNLSGVLRLGFLSTLGALWIPQILSQMQKRYPEITLELIEGDIESLTRQVERGEIHAALQYELGLSRPRITTHPVAALAPYVLLPTRHALASATSVSLAQLAQSPVLLIKLPQSREYFLSLFREAGVTPTVVYEFSSIELLRSMVANGHGVSILTTRPTVDRTHDGKRLVCKRIKGKVAKQAIVLSVPSSNASSLIAPFLSVAKSVIAPP, encoded by the coding sequence TTGATTCACATCAACCTGCGCCAACTCGAGTATTTCGTCGCCGCAGCGCGCCATGGCAGCACGGCCAAGGCGGCCCAGGCCATCAACGTCTCGCAACCTTCGGTATCCAAGGCGGTAGCCGATCTTGAGACTCATTGGGGTGAGGCACTTTTCGTCCGGCGGCATGGCAAAGGCCTGGATCTGACGGCCGCAGGACTGGCCAGAAGCCGCGAGGCGCTGGCCTTGCTGGAGGCTGCGGAGAAACTGCAGGAGCGCCGCAGCCAGAACCTGTCCGGTGTTTTGCGCCTGGGCTTTCTCAGCACCCTAGGCGCGCTATGGATTCCGCAGATCCTGTCGCAAATGCAAAAGCGCTACCCGGAGATCACGCTGGAACTCATAGAAGGCGATATCGAGTCGCTGACCCGGCAGGTGGAGCGCGGGGAGATCCATGCCGCGCTTCAGTACGAGCTGGGCTTGTCAAGGCCCAGAATCACCACGCATCCGGTGGCGGCCCTGGCGCCCTATGTACTCCTGCCGACCCGGCACGCGCTGGCATCGGCTACCAGCGTGAGTCTGGCGCAGCTGGCCCAATCGCCTGTGCTGCTGATCAAGCTGCCGCAAAGCCGGGAGTATTTTCTATCCTTGTTTCGCGAGGCCGGCGTCACACCTACCGTCGTCTATGAGTTCTCTTCCATCGAGCTGCTGCGCTCCATGGTGGCCAACGGCCATGGCGTCAGCATCTTGACTACGCGCCCCACGGTGGACAGAACGCACGATGGCAAGCGTCTGGTGTGCAAGCGCATCAAGGGCAAAGTCGCCAAGCAGGCGATTGTGCTGTCCGTGCCCAGCAGCAATGCCTCTTCCTTGATTGCACCATTTCTGAGCGTTGCCAAAAGCGTTATTGCACCACCGTAG
- a CDS encoding ABC transporter substrate-binding protein: MTPTHTTRRFPIWQWALAAACLATGAQQATAQETKIVLGMSGWTGFAPLTLADKAGIFKKNGLNVELKMIPQKDRHLALASGAVQCAATTIETHVAWNTNGVPIVQIFQMDKSYGADGIAVRNDVKSFADLKGKTIAVSAPGTAPYFGLAWMLNKNGMTMKDVKTVSLEPQPAAQSFVSGQNDAAMTYEPYLSTVRANPAAGKILATTIDYPMVMDTVGCDPKWLKANTAAAKALTQSYFDAVAMIQAEKEKSYEIMGTAVKQSGEQFGKSAAFLKWSDKEANQKFFANDLLPFMKEAAVILKEAGVIRSMPENYNVMYENSFIK; this comes from the coding sequence ATGACACCGACACACACCACCCGTCGCTTCCCCATCTGGCAGTGGGCTCTGGCCGCCGCCTGTCTGGCAACCGGCGCTCAGCAAGCCACAGCGCAGGAAACCAAGATCGTCCTGGGCATGTCCGGCTGGACAGGCTTTGCACCTTTGACCCTGGCCGACAAGGCCGGCATCTTCAAGAAGAACGGGCTCAATGTCGAGCTGAAGATGATCCCGCAAAAGGACCGCCATCTGGCGCTGGCATCGGGTGCCGTGCAATGCGCAGCCACCACCATCGAGACCCATGTGGCGTGGAATACCAATGGCGTGCCCATTGTGCAGATCTTCCAGATGGACAAGTCCTACGGTGCCGACGGCATCGCCGTGCGCAACGACGTCAAGAGCTTCGCCGACCTCAAGGGCAAGACGATTGCCGTCAGCGCCCCTGGCACCGCCCCCTATTTCGGTCTGGCCTGGATGCTGAACAAGAACGGCATGACCATGAAGGACGTGAAAACCGTGTCGCTGGAGCCTCAGCCAGCCGCCCAGTCGTTTGTCTCCGGCCAGAACGATGCGGCCATGACGTACGAGCCCTATCTGTCCACGGTGCGTGCCAACCCGGCAGCCGGCAAGATTCTGGCTACCACCATCGACTACCCCATGGTGATGGATACCGTGGGCTGCGACCCCAAATGGCTCAAGGCCAATACCGCTGCCGCCAAGGCGCTGACCCAGTCCTACTTTGACGCCGTGGCCATGATCCAGGCCGAAAAGGAAAAAAGCTACGAAATCATGGGTACTGCCGTCAAGCAAAGCGGCGAACAGTTCGGCAAGTCGGCCGCCTTCCTCAAATGGTCGGACAAGGAAGCCAACCAGAAATTCTTTGCCAATGATCTGCTGCCCTTCATGAAGGAAGCGGCCGTCATTCTCAAGGAAGCCGGCGTGATTCGCAGCATGCCCGAGAACTACAACGTCATGTACGAAAACAGCTTCATCAAGTAA